A part of Actinobaculum sp. 313 genomic DNA contains:
- a CDS encoding IS1249 family transposase, with protein MKPVHSHARLCPICCRPCKKKGTTSAGTQRWYCKQCQHSFTASSDRQARNKQFREFLDYVTDTAPKRCLSGSIRTWDRTHAWCWDTRPIWGTTGQVYDQVFIDGTYIGYGYCLLVASTIQGVIAYQLCNRESTAAYEALLTRIPAPMVVTTDGGTGALAAIRACWPTTRIQRCLVHIQRNIRRVTTTRPKTEPHKALYRLGRDLTTITTPDHAITWQKGLAAFHQLYDDWLAEKTYRDQVPASHIPSFARHNKKWWYTHKHTRTIVHSLDRYIKDGVLFTFLDPDLDVSDPLASTTNPLEGGINAPPKNLPTRPPRLEPQPHAHRHRLLALHPLNNTPTTRKLHHQHHQHHHTHTRTRRTSRDRHHHQHPHTLGRQHLNTQRLGRTPPKITPTRRQQTHILSINPYGLKARTSRVN; from the coding sequence GTGAAGCCTGTCCATTCCCATGCCCGCTTATGCCCTATCTGCTGTCGACCGTGCAAGAAGAAAGGCACCACCAGTGCCGGCACGCAACGCTGGTACTGCAAGCAATGCCAGCACAGTTTCACCGCTAGCAGCGATCGGCAAGCACGGAACAAACAGTTCCGAGAGTTCTTAGACTACGTCACCGACACTGCCCCCAAACGCTGCCTGAGCGGCTCGATTCGTACCTGGGACCGTACCCATGCCTGGTGCTGGGATACCCGCCCCATCTGGGGCACAACCGGGCAGGTTTATGACCAGGTCTTCATCGATGGAACCTATATCGGCTACGGCTACTGCCTCCTTGTCGCCTCAACCATCCAAGGCGTGATCGCCTACCAACTATGCAACCGCGAGTCCACAGCCGCCTACGAAGCACTCTTGACCCGTATTCCCGCCCCGATGGTCGTCACCACCGACGGTGGCACAGGCGCCCTAGCAGCCATCAGAGCCTGCTGGCCAACCACACGTATCCAACGCTGCCTCGTCCACATCCAACGCAATATCCGCCGCGTGACCACCACACGCCCCAAAACCGAGCCCCACAAAGCCCTCTACCGCCTGGGACGCGACCTGACCACGATCACCACCCCCGACCACGCCATCACCTGGCAAAAGGGCCTAGCCGCTTTCCATCAGCTCTACGACGACTGGCTAGCTGAGAAAACCTACCGCGACCAAGTCCCAGCCAGCCACATCCCGAGTTTTGCCCGTCATAACAAAAAGTGGTGGTACACCCACAAACACACCCGCACCATCGTCCACTCCCTCGACCGCTATATCAAAGACGGCGTTCTTTTCACCTTCCTCGACCCTGACCTTGACGTATCAGACCCGTTAGCATCAACAACCAACCCACTCGAAGGCGGCATCAACGCACCCCCAAAAAACCTTCCTACACGCCCACCGCGGCTGGAGCCACAACCACATGCTCACCGCCATCGATTACTGGCTCTACACCCGCTCAATAACACCCCAACCACTAGAAAACTTCACCACCAACACCACCAACACCACCACACCCACACCCGAACACGACGGACCAGTCGAGATCGACACCACCATCAACACCCACACACCCTGGGAAGACAACATCTCAATACACAAAGGCTGGGCCGGACACCACCAAAAATAACCCCAACACGCCGACAACAGACCCACATTCTGTCCATTAACCCGTACGGGCTTAAAGCCAGAACCAGCAGAGTGAATTAG
- a CDS encoding thiamine ABC transporter substrate-binding protein, producing the protein MSRSHRAVLAALTTFTLALGACSAADQRSNNSGTDGTAQKTVTILTHDSFALPDELVQRFEEESGYTLKTTSPGDAGVVVNQLILTKDHPTVDGVYGIDNYSAHSALNEGVLVAYTSDHLPDSAEQYVLDDALTPIDMGDVCVNVDHRWFADHGMEEPETLADLARPEYAKLLVVENPATSSPGFAFLTATIADAGTDGYLDYWAQLLEGGAKVDDGWSDAYYTDFSGADGQGDYPLVVSYASSPAETDGATGSLEATCTRQVEYAGVVAGATNPEGAQAFIDFMLSDDVQAALPESMYMYPVNSMIDLPEQWAANASLAESPLLVDPQEVASQRETWIKDWTELFESRS; encoded by the coding sequence ATGTCACGTTCCCACCGAGCGGTGCTCGCCGCTCTTACCACATTCACGTTAGCCCTCGGAGCCTGTTCTGCCGCCGACCAGCGGTCGAATAATTCCGGCACGGACGGCACCGCCCAGAAAACCGTCACGATCCTGACGCATGATTCCTTCGCCCTACCGGATGAGCTCGTGCAGCGCTTCGAGGAGGAGTCCGGCTACACGCTGAAGACCACATCGCCCGGCGACGCCGGCGTCGTCGTCAACCAACTGATTCTCACCAAGGATCACCCGACGGTCGACGGCGTGTACGGTATCGATAACTACTCGGCCCACTCAGCTCTTAACGAGGGTGTGCTGGTCGCGTACACTTCCGATCACCTGCCTGACTCTGCAGAGCAGTACGTGCTGGACGATGCCCTCACGCCGATCGATATGGGTGACGTATGCGTGAACGTGGACCATCGCTGGTTCGCGGATCACGGCATGGAAGAGCCGGAAACCTTAGCCGATCTGGCGAGGCCGGAATACGCGAAACTGCTGGTGGTGGAGAATCCGGCGACGTCGTCGCCGGGTTTCGCCTTCCTCACCGCAACTATCGCCGACGCGGGGACCGACGGATACCTGGACTACTGGGCGCAGCTGCTGGAGGGTGGCGCAAAGGTCGACGACGGCTGGTCGGACGCCTACTACACCGACTTCTCCGGAGCAGACGGCCAAGGCGACTATCCGCTCGTGGTGTCATATGCGTCGTCGCCCGCGGAAACAGACGGAGCGACCGGATCGCTGGAGGCCACCTGTACCCGCCAGGTGGAATACGCGGGCGTGGTGGCAGGGGCGACCAACCCGGAAGGCGCGCAGGCATTCATCGATTTCATGCTTTCCGACGACGTGCAAGCCGCTCTGCCGGAGAGCATGTATATGTACCCGGTGAACTCCATGATCGACCTGCCGGAACAGTGGGCGGCGAACGCATCCCTGGCAGAGAGCCCGCTGCTGGTGGACCCGCAGGAGGTGGCCTCCCAGCGGGAGACTTGGATCAAGGACTGGACCGAGCTGTTCGAGAGTCGGTCGTAA
- a CDS encoding EndoU domain-containing protein → MTTLRDVQRLRGATTRVTRLARQDLRRFWARLDLTQPELVREALITFMPVLVDRYGDIASTVAVEWYEDVREKVAGLPRYAPVIGKNIPDEAIVETTKWAAGHLWGDNPADTLRVLNGSMDRWMKYSQRDTIRRCIAGDPSKPRWARVPQGAKTCAWCTMLASRGWVYTSPQKAGDASHRFHDHCDCEIVPEWDRRAVHLEGYDPDRYYALYTEAREAVGGPNPSLNDIAERMRVLHPEQYTDGKWPKLPTGASSDGTLQASVYEQWRRDMAFVHPPGADTSRFKIPPERMSEIPGGWPSDVPPLRVREWNHILYGDKRGGGHLTGYGWTHDRPEFPADWTPQVIRDATETVLRENPLIHRGGPVYRSDGTVNGVSLLVYVTRKQGNLYISGVFPT, encoded by the coding sequence GTGACGACGCTGCGGGACGTGCAGCGCCTGCGCGGGGCCACAACACGAGTCACGCGCTTAGCCCGGCAGGATCTGCGGAGATTCTGGGCACGTCTGGATTTGACCCAACCGGAGCTTGTCCGTGAAGCCCTCATTACCTTCATGCCTGTCTTGGTCGACCGGTATGGCGACATTGCTAGTACGGTCGCGGTTGAATGGTATGAGGATGTGCGTGAGAAGGTTGCAGGACTGCCACGCTACGCGCCGGTGATCGGCAAGAACATCCCCGATGAGGCCATCGTGGAGACGACCAAGTGGGCGGCCGGGCACCTGTGGGGTGACAACCCGGCCGATACGCTCCGTGTCCTCAACGGCAGTATGGACCGGTGGATGAAATACTCCCAGCGGGACACGATCCGCCGCTGTATTGCTGGGGATCCGTCCAAGCCCCGTTGGGCGCGCGTCCCGCAGGGCGCTAAAACCTGCGCTTGGTGCACGATGCTCGCCTCCAGGGGCTGGGTGTACACGTCCCCGCAGAAGGCAGGTGACGCCTCCCATCGGTTCCACGACCACTGTGACTGTGAGATCGTGCCCGAGTGGGATAGGAGGGCCGTCCACTTGGAAGGGTACGACCCGGACCGGTACTACGCGCTCTATACGGAGGCCCGGGAGGCTGTTGGCGGGCCGAATCCGAGTCTGAATGATATTGCGGAGCGGATGCGTGTATTACATCCCGAGCAGTACACGGACGGGAAATGGCCGAAGTTGCCTACCGGGGCCAGCTCGGACGGGACGCTGCAGGCCAGCGTGTATGAGCAGTGGAGGCGCGACATGGCATTCGTCCACCCACCCGGTGCGGATACGTCACGGTTCAAAATCCCACCCGAACGCATGTCAGAAATCCCGGGCGGCTGGCCCTCCGACGTTCCACCGCTACGTGTCCGAGAATGGAACCACATCCTCTACGGCGATAAACGCGGCGGCGGACACCTGACAGGTTACGGGTGGACGCACGACCGGCCAGAGTTCCCTGCTGACTGGACACCGCAGGTCATACGCGATGCCACAGAAACCGTGCTGCGCGAGAATCCTCTGATACACCGAGGAGGACCCGTATACCGCAGTGATGGCACTGTCAACGGAGTGTCATTACTCGTGTATGTAACGCGGAAACAAGGTAATCTCTATATATCTGGAGTGTTCCCAACCTGA
- a CDS encoding IS110 family transposase, whose translation MNIQDVEVFVGIDVGKAEHWATALTGDGKKLFDKALPNSEDRLREIYQRLGEHGRVLVAVDQPATIGALAVAVAQAMGIMMGYLPGLSMRRIADLTPGNAKTDAKDAAVIAEAARTMPHTLRSISTSDEDAASLSMLTGFDLDLARQVNQTANRIRGLYTQIHPALETVLGKWLEHDSVLEVIAAWPTPADLRKAGRARIDAKLKAKGAKRHAAWAQAITGTLGKQTVVVAGTDAAGVVLPHLARQLIALHAQRRDVAAQVEALVEAHPLYPVLTSMPGVGARTAAIFLAETAGRTFPTGAHLASYAGLTPVTRRSGSSIRGEYVSHAGNKRLKRAMFLSAFASLRSDPASRAYYERKRTQGKHHNQAVLTLAHRRILTLYAMIRDGSLYDPQPAQQLPTAA comes from the coding sequence GTGAATATTCAGGATGTGGAGGTCTTCGTCGGTATCGACGTTGGCAAGGCCGAGCACTGGGCCACGGCCCTGACCGGCGATGGGAAGAAGCTGTTCGACAAGGCCCTGCCCAACAGCGAGGACCGGCTGCGCGAGATCTACCAACGGCTCGGTGAGCACGGTCGGGTCCTGGTGGCTGTGGATCAGCCAGCGACGATCGGTGCCCTGGCAGTGGCGGTCGCTCAGGCCATGGGCATCATGATGGGCTACCTGCCCGGCCTGTCCATGCGCCGTATCGCGGACCTGACCCCGGGCAACGCCAAAACCGACGCCAAGGACGCGGCCGTGATCGCCGAGGCGGCCCGCACCATGCCCCACACGCTCAGGTCCATCAGCACTTCGGATGAGGACGCCGCATCCTTGTCGATGTTGACTGGGTTTGACCTGGACCTGGCCCGGCAGGTCAACCAGACCGCAAACCGGATCCGGGGCCTGTACACCCAGATCCACCCAGCCCTCGAGACTGTGCTGGGCAAGTGGCTCGAACACGACAGTGTGCTGGAGGTGATCGCCGCCTGGCCCACACCCGCCGACCTGCGCAAGGCCGGGCGGGCGCGGATCGACGCCAAGCTCAAAGCCAAGGGCGCCAAGCGCCATGCCGCCTGGGCGCAGGCCATCACCGGTACCCTGGGCAAGCAGACCGTCGTGGTCGCTGGCACCGACGCGGCCGGCGTGGTGCTGCCCCACCTGGCCCGCCAGCTCATCGCCCTACATGCCCAGAGGCGTGACGTCGCCGCCCAGGTCGAGGCCCTCGTGGAGGCCCACCCTCTTTACCCGGTCCTGACCTCCATGCCCGGGGTGGGGGCCAGGACCGCAGCCATCTTCCTGGCCGAAACCGCAGGCAGAACCTTCCCCACCGGCGCCCACCTGGCCTCCTACGCCGGCCTGACCCCCGTCACCCGGCGCTCCGGCTCCTCCATCCGGGGCGAGTACGTCTCCCACGCGGGCAACAAGCGCCTCAAACGCGCCATGTTCCTCTCAGCCTTCGCCTCACTGCGCTCTGACCCCGCATCACGCGCCTACTACGAACGCAAACGCACCCAAGGAAAACACCACAACCAGGCCGTCCTCACCCTCGCCCACCGCCGCATCCTCACCCTATACGCCATGATCCGCGACGGCTCCCTCTACGACCCCCAACCAGCACAGCAACTACCCACCGCCGCTTGA
- a CDS encoding iron ABC transporter permease has protein sequence MSARILTRIFWALAALVPLAFLAVFFASPVLAMLARGFFADGSLNFSAFAEVLGSGRTWRIAWQTIWMALAGTAGSVVLGIPAAYVLYCCRFPGRRLLRAIATVPFVLPTVVVGAAFRALLGKGGLYSFAGLDGTPNAVVLALVFFNLSVVIRTVGTMWLSLDPRTAEAARTLGARPWRVLRTVTLPTLGPSIAASGGLVFLFCATAYGVVQTLGRPGYGTLETEIWVQTSTYLDLRTAAVFSCLQLTVVVLSLLISRRMSRGTDVALRLRSGSEHRLRRPDLPALVVTLVVIAALLVAPMASLVVRSLRRDGQWSVENYRLLSTSGSGFTGGATVLDALSHSVRIAVDATCIALAVGIPLALVLSRRVRSRRLARAQALLDSAVMLPLGVSAVTVGFGFFISLQGPPLNLAGNGMLVPLAQAVVALPLVVRVLVPVLRAIDPRLREAAATLGAGPGRVLATVDFPFMIRGLGLATGFAFAISLGEFGATSFLASADYMTLPVLIARLLGRAGANNYGMAMAASVILAVVTAGVMALCENLRPRGIERRSAHGF, from the coding sequence ATGTCGGCGAGAATCCTGACGCGCATCTTCTGGGCGCTGGCCGCGCTGGTACCGCTGGCTTTCCTGGCGGTTTTCTTCGCGTCGCCGGTGCTCGCCATGCTCGCAAGGGGATTCTTTGCCGACGGCTCCCTGAACTTCTCAGCCTTCGCCGAGGTGCTGGGCAGCGGCCGCACGTGGCGCATCGCCTGGCAGACGATATGGATGGCGCTCGCGGGCACCGCAGGATCCGTGGTGCTCGGGATTCCGGCCGCCTATGTGTTATACTGCTGCCGTTTTCCGGGCAGGCGCCTGCTGCGGGCAATTGCCACCGTCCCCTTCGTACTGCCCACCGTGGTAGTTGGTGCGGCTTTCCGCGCTCTGCTGGGTAAGGGCGGTCTTTATTCCTTTGCGGGTTTGGATGGCACGCCGAATGCTGTGGTCTTGGCCCTGGTCTTCTTCAATCTTTCGGTAGTGATCCGCACCGTGGGCACCATGTGGCTGAGCCTGGATCCGCGCACCGCCGAGGCCGCCCGCACGCTCGGAGCGCGGCCCTGGCGCGTCTTGCGCACCGTGACCCTGCCGACGCTTGGGCCGTCAATCGCCGCTTCCGGTGGATTGGTATTCCTTTTCTGCGCGACGGCGTATGGCGTCGTGCAGACGTTGGGCCGCCCGGGCTACGGCACACTAGAAACGGAAATCTGGGTACAGACCTCCACCTATCTGGATCTGCGCACGGCGGCGGTATTCTCCTGCCTGCAACTCACCGTCGTCGTATTGTCCTTGCTCATCTCGCGCCGTATGAGCCGAGGAACGGATGTCGCCTTGCGGCTGCGCTCCGGATCGGAGCACCGGTTGCGTCGGCCCGACCTGCCCGCCCTAGTCGTCACACTCGTGGTGATCGCGGCGCTGCTCGTGGCACCCATGGCCTCCCTCGTGGTGCGATCCTTGCGGCGGGACGGTCAGTGGAGTGTGGAGAACTATCGCCTGCTCTCCACCTCTGGTTCCGGCTTCACCGGTGGGGCCACGGTGCTTGACGCGCTGAGCCACTCAGTGCGGATCGCCGTGGACGCCACCTGTATTGCGCTGGCAGTGGGGATTCCACTTGCACTGGTGCTTTCGCGGCGGGTGAGGTCCCGCAGGCTGGCACGCGCGCAGGCACTACTGGACAGTGCCGTCATGCTGCCGCTGGGAGTTTCGGCCGTCACCGTCGGTTTCGGTTTCTTCATTTCCTTGCAGGGGCCACCGCTGAACCTGGCGGGCAACGGCATGCTGGTGCCGCTTGCGCAGGCTGTTGTTGCCCTTCCCCTTGTGGTGAGGGTGCTTGTGCCGGTGCTTCGGGCCATTGACCCACGCCTGCGCGAGGCGGCGGCAACGCTGGGCGCCGGACCCGGCCGGGTCCTTGCCACCGTTGATTTTCCCTTTATGATTCGAGGTTTGGGGCTTGCCACGGGCTTTGCCTTCGCGATATCTCTGGGCGAGTTCGGGGCCACCAGTTTCCTGGCATCGGCCGATTACATGACCTTGCCGGTACTTATTGCACGGCTGCTGGGCCGGGCGGGCGCGAATAACTACGGTATGGCGATGGCCGCCTCGGTTATCCTCGCCGTGGTCACCGCCGGTGTGATGGCATTATGCGAGAATCTGCGGCCACGCGGGATAGAAAGGAGAAGCGCTCATGGATTCTGA
- a CDS encoding DUF4235 domain-containing protein — protein MDIGWKVVSAGAGIVSGLVANKAVDVLWKGVTGKQSPREDDNLIDPLRDVLIFSVISAAVGAAINQVVIRRTAKWYGMDRALAAIGKGVAQAEG, from the coding sequence ATGGACATCGGGTGGAAAGTAGTCAGCGCCGGTGCGGGTATCGTTTCCGGACTTGTCGCTAACAAGGCCGTTGATGTGCTGTGGAAGGGTGTCACTGGCAAACAAAGCCCGCGAGAAGACGACAATCTCATCGACCCGCTGCGAGACGTGCTGATCTTCTCCGTCATCTCGGCAGCGGTGGGCGCTGCGATCAACCAAGTCGTTATCCGCCGCACGGCGAAGTGGTATGGCATGGACCGCGCGTTGGCGGCCATAGGTAAAGGTGTGGCACAAGCGGAAGGCTGA
- a CDS encoding phage portal protein — MDRIPQQSMQPFTEQLRELAAEFAGATSLPLSALGIVQDNPSSAEAIYAAKEELVIETTAANRIYGYALARVYQNAVMLRDGLSEPSGELAGLSTRWRNPAMPSTVSQSDAMVKQISAIPALAETDVALEELGYTAEQIARIRAQMARSQAKQTLMEVLADADTTTSGDVGGCPYVVCQAAVGSCCAGWGS; from the coding sequence ATGGACAGGATCCCGCAACAGTCGATGCAGCCGTTCACGGAGCAGTTGCGGGAGTTAGCGGCAGAGTTCGCTGGCGCAACGTCCCTGCCCCTGTCCGCGTTGGGTATCGTGCAGGATAATCCTTCGTCGGCGGAAGCGATCTATGCGGCGAAGGAAGAGCTGGTGATTGAGACGACCGCTGCGAACCGTATCTACGGGTACGCGCTAGCCCGTGTCTATCAGAACGCGGTTATGCTGCGTGATGGTCTGTCTGAGCCGTCTGGGGAGTTGGCTGGTCTGTCGACTCGGTGGCGGAACCCGGCCATGCCGTCCACTGTGTCCCAGTCTGATGCGATGGTTAAGCAAATCTCTGCAATACCGGCGCTTGCTGAGACTGATGTCGCGTTGGAGGAGTTGGGGTATACGGCTGAGCAGATCGCCCGTATTCGCGCTCAGATGGCACGATCCCAAGCCAAGCAGACCCTTATGGAGGTCCTGGCTGACGCTGACACTACTACCAGCGGTGATGTTGGGGGGTGCCCCTATGTGGTTTGTCAAGCGGCGGTGGGTAGTTGCTGTGCTGGTTGGGGGTCGTAG
- a CDS encoding site-specific integrase, with protein sequence MAHIHTHIRSDGTPVFRVRFRLRPNSNPVNESFESIEDAYQFADLVDRVGGADARRIREVTTTTPQIITVEAALDDYITHIESHTARGTGWEYRRVAERYWLPRLGFFPIQALTRRHVEEWVAWQRHQTSRNGKPYATKTIRNAHGLLSSVLDWQVQQGVIPANVARGVKIADDQPRREMVFLTPDQFTRMLTHLLEQLHPLIVLLYTTGMRWGEATALIKADFSLEAQPPTVRISRAWKRGDGGRRYIGAPKSKAAYRTISLPESTVRIMTPLLDGLADGDRVFPPASGTGPLRAEHLTHRYLHPACEAAGLAVRPRLHDLRHSHASTLIAAGVPLPVIQRRLGHESITTTVDTYGHLSQDAWAGAAEAMEAAIAPAVPLIE encoded by the coding sequence ATGGCGCACATACACACTCATATACGATCCGACGGCACCCCCGTCTTCCGGGTCCGCTTCAGACTCCGCCCCAACAGCAACCCCGTCAACGAATCATTCGAAAGCATCGAAGACGCCTACCAGTTCGCTGACCTAGTTGACCGTGTCGGCGGCGCCGACGCCAGACGAATCCGGGAAGTCACCACCACGACACCCCAGATCATCACCGTAGAGGCAGCCCTGGATGACTACATCACCCACATAGAGTCGCACACTGCCCGCGGGACGGGCTGGGAGTACCGGCGAGTCGCGGAACGCTACTGGCTTCCCCGGCTCGGCTTCTTCCCTATCCAAGCCCTCACGCGTCGGCACGTCGAAGAATGGGTCGCGTGGCAACGCCACCAGACCAGCAGGAACGGGAAGCCATACGCGACGAAGACAATCCGGAACGCGCACGGACTCCTGTCCTCCGTGCTTGACTGGCAGGTGCAACAGGGCGTCATCCCAGCAAATGTGGCTCGCGGCGTGAAAATCGCTGATGACCAGCCACGCCGTGAAATGGTCTTCCTAACACCTGACCAGTTCACACGCATGCTCACACACCTGCTAGAACAACTGCACCCGCTGATCGTCTTGCTGTATACGACAGGCATGCGCTGGGGTGAAGCCACCGCGCTCATCAAAGCAGACTTCTCACTAGAAGCACAGCCGCCTACTGTGAGGATCTCTCGAGCATGGAAGCGAGGCGACGGCGGCCGCCGGTATATTGGGGCGCCGAAATCCAAGGCCGCCTACCGGACCATCTCCCTGCCCGAGTCAACAGTGCGCATCATGACACCACTCCTAGACGGTCTCGCCGACGGCGACAGAGTATTCCCTCCGGCCAGCGGCACAGGCCCGTTACGTGCGGAGCATTTGACTCACCGGTATTTGCATCCGGCGTGTGAGGCAGCGGGGCTCGCCGTCCGTCCTCGCCTGCACGATTTGCGGCACTCTCACGCGTCTACACTCATCGCCGCCGGTGTACCCCTGCCCGTGATCCAACGCCGACTCGGACATGAGTCGATCACGACGACGGTGGACACGTATGGGCACTTGTCCCAGGACGCGTGGGCCGGTGCGGCGGAAGCCATGGAGGCCGCGATTGCACCGGCCGTGCCACTCATCGAATAG